A portion of the Cryptomeria japonica chromosome 5, Sugi_1.0, whole genome shotgun sequence genome contains these proteins:
- the LOC131043403 gene encoding probable disease resistance protein At1g61300 produces the protein MGDPGFIPGMFGYAIHLAVSQVIHHINVAIKCRKELDALKALILKVQLLNMEMQNYRKALNCGRVNTASEPSLPLAVNSWLNELNALLDEASDLAEHCNVQSYWHLFPRYRTSRKIRRLIETVEKHLASTPSVAFLHQLQLHVTNQQLLEQIKAGKDPPFNLHTSALAGTVGDLNPSNSTTAPRTKYIEEAFIVGQDSTSTRMKELIHSQQHKNVSRFGLVGKGGAGKTLLLKRLFNSDQVQSIFCNDLMLWLTISQNPSFSTLRNDLVKQIALKVNEILDSRDEDRVKTWLNESMRKHKFALFLDDLWETSAKSLLEELCVPHSPLHNSNIIIATSRSKSVLSQLGVPPPSIIQMQDLTEDESWTLFSSHAFPHSDGVLSMSIDQEIARRVCKECGGLPLAIKVVGQAMAGVAQSNEWEFALQRLQNDVTHSLSSKLRLSYDALADLPGYGFSLQLCFLYLAAFSEDEVILASIAIKYWIGEGLLPGPDPVQIGETYLILLADRCLIEPIHKDHDGKVINFRVHDVLHHFLAHQIAQKEEKCFFQARRELGEFPADECEGYIRISLMDNCLTKVPKAFGAPYIRSLLLAGNTSLSEIPKEVIGSMTALRVLDLSRTALQSLPKNVGNLKHLVCLRLCSVPIKKLPYSVGTLRNLQILDLYQSDITQLPSSISKLTCLNILDVGSCKHLKCMPYGISNLRSLKYMNAGGSRNVVWKKCRRGQLSINDLGTLNQLKWLMLSNKGEIIREGMLGTMKQMETLFLYLTDIVKLPHDMTAMSKLRTLWLACPHLIHIEDSFCGFKNLGNIRLFNCGKLKQLPPLQKLENLKHLQIVRCPNIEKFPEEFGKGGGFPKLEVFSVVEVEKLEQLPIVEEGALPSLKILTIMKCEALQRLPECYWNLKCVEKIRVYGCSKALHVMAEEDKFIKKKSKVQTITLSRTEIKTLEKRYYDILCRGVGVAARALTLGRAEGRKAEGAERPKRRRRNWGMAAEVVFEWE, from the coding sequence ATGGGTGATCCTGGCTTCATCCCTGGAATGTTTGGTTACGCCATTCATTTGGCTGTGAGTCAGGTTATTCATCacatcaatgttgccatcaaatgcAGGAAAGAGTTAGATGCTCTCAAAGCCCTGATTCTCAAAGTTCAATTACTGAACATGGAAATGCAAAACTATAGAAAAGCTTTGAACTGTGGCAGAGTGAACACAGCCTCTGAGCCTTCTTTGCCCCTCGCAGTCAACAGTTGGTTGAACGAATTGAATGCTCTTCTGGATGAAGCATCCGATTTGGCCGAGCACTGCAACGTACAATCATACTGGCATCTCTTTCCTCGTTACAGAACGAGCAGAAAGATTAGGCGACTCATTGAAACTGTGGAAAAGCATCTAGCCTCCACGCCTTCCGTCGCTTTTCTGCATCAACTACAGCTGCATGTGACAAATCAGCAACTTCTTGAGCAGATTAAAGCGGGGAAGGATCCCCCCTTTAATCTGCATACTTCAGCACTTGCCGGCACAGTTGGAGATCTCAATCCATCTAATTCTACAACTGCTCCACGCACGAAGTATATTGAGGAGGCATTCATTGTCGGACAAGATTCTACATCAACCAGAATGAAGGAGCTGATTCATTCACAGCAGCACAAAAACGTCTCTCGTTTTGGCCTTGTTGGGAAAGGCGGGGCCGGTAAGACTCTACTACTCAAACGACTCTTCAACAGTGACCAGGTACAGAGTATCTTTTGCAATGACTTGATGCTTTGGCTTACTATTTCACAAAATCCATCTTTCAGTACCCTTAGAAATGATCTTGTAAAGCAAATAGCTcttaaagtaaatgaaatattggaCAGTAGAGATGAAGACCGTGTGAAAACTTGGCTGAATGAAAGCATGAGAAAACACAAGTTTGCCCTGTTTTTAGACGATCTTTGGGAAACAAGTGCAAAATCCTTGTTAGAGGAGTTGTGTGTTCCTCACTCTCCACTCCACAACTCAAACATCATCATTGCCACTTCCAGAAGTAAGAGTGTGCTCTCACAGTTGGGTGTTCCACCTCCATCAATCATCCAAATGCAAGACTTGACTGAGGATGAGAGCTGGACATTGTTTTCTTCCCATGCTTTTCCGCACAGTGATGGAGTTTTGTCCATGAGCATTGACCAGGAAATAGCGAGGCGCGTTTGCAAGGAGTGTGGGGGGCTTCCATTAGCAATCAAAGTAGTCGGACAGGCAATGGCAGGTGTTGCTCAGTCAAATGAATGGGAATTCGCACTCCAGAGATTGCAGAATGATGTTACGCACTCGCTTTCAAGCAAGTTGAGATTAAGCTACGATGCTTTGGCCGACTTACCAGGCTATGGCTTTTCCTTGCAGTTGTGCTTCCTCTACCTCGCTGCTTTCTCAGAAGACGAAGTCATCCTGGCTTCAATTGCTATCAAGTATTGGATTGGAGAAGGGTTGTTACCCGGGCCGGATCCTGTCCAAATTGGAGAGACATACCTCATTTTGTTAGCAGATCGATGCCTTATTGAACCAATCCATAAGGATCACGACGGAAAGGTGATCAATTTCAGGGTGCATGATGTATTGCACCACTTTTTGGCACACCAAATCGCTCAAAAGGAAGAAAAATGCTTCTTTCAGGCACGCAGAGAGTTAGGAGAGTTTCCCGCTGATGAATGTGAGGGATACATCAGAATTTCATTAATGGACAACTGTTTGACTAAGGTTCCAAAGGCATTCGGGGCTCCCTATATCCGCTCCTTGCTACTGGCCGGTAATACATCTTTGTCGGAAATTCCTAAAGAAGTGATTGGGAGTATGACCGCTCTCAGGGTCTTGGATTTGTCACGGACTGCCCTCCAGTCGTTGCCAAAAAATGTGGGAAATTTGAAGCATTTAGTTTGTCTCAGATTATGCTCTGTTCCAATCAAGAAACTGCCGTACTCTGTCGGTACCCTTAGAAACCTTCAAATATTGGATCTTTATCAGTCTGATATTACACAACTCCCATCCAGCATTTCTAAGTTGACTTGCCTAAATATTTTGGATGTTGGTTCATGTAAACATCTGAAGTGCATGCCTTATGGGATCTCAAACCTTAGGTCTCTGAAGTACATGAATGCAGGCGGATCTCGAAATGTAGTATGGAAGAAGTGCAGAAGAGGTCAGCTTTCAATTAATGATTTGGGTACCCTAAACCAACTCAAATGGTTGATGCTTTCAAATAAGGGTGAAATAATTCGAGAAGGAATGCTCGGAACCATGAAGCAGATGGAAACTCTATTTTTATATCTAACAGATATAGTAAAGCTCCCCCATGACATGACTGCCATGTCTAAATTGAGGACACTCTGGCTAGCATGTCCTCACTTAATCCATATAGAGGATTCATTTTGTGGATTTAAAAATCTGGGTAACATTAGATTGTTCAACTGTGGCAAGTTGAAACAACTACCTCCTTTGCAGAAGCTTGAGAATCTGAAGCATTTACAGATTGTTAGGTGCCCCAACATAGAGAAGTTCCCAGAAGAATTCGGAAAGGGGGGAGGATTTCCTAAGCTTGAGGTATTTTCAGTGGTGGAGGTGGAGAAATTAGAGCAGCTGCCAATAGTAGAGGAGGGAGCACTACCTTCACTTAAAATATTGACAATAATGAAGTGTGAGGCATTGCAGAGGTTACCAGAGTGTTATTGGAATTTGAAGTGTGTAGAGAAGATAAGAGTGTATGGTTGTTCAAAAGCTCTTCACGTTATGGCAGAGGAAGACAAATTTATAAAGAAAAAAAGCAAGGTGCAAACAATAACATTATCAAGGACAGAAATTAAGACATTGGAAAAGCGCTATTATGATATCCTTTGTCGGG